One Synechococcus sp. PROS-9-1 DNA window includes the following coding sequences:
- the gcvT gene encoding glycine cleavage system aminomethyltransferase GcvT yields the protein MDQNLTPLHDLCIAAGGRMVSFAGWEMPVQFSGLMAEHKAVRSGSGMFDISHMGVLRIEGANPKDALQQLVPSDLHRIGPGQACYSVLLNEQGGIIDDLIIYDLGPSLLDASHETLLVVINAACAETDTAWIRQHLEGTDLQVLDEKKDGVLLALQGPKAIGLLERLSGSDLSELPRFGHCSLNIQGLKAPVFTARTGYTGEDGVELLLKPDDGRKLWQQLIEEGVTPCGLGARDTLRLEAAMHLYGQDMDAATTPFEAGLGWLVHLEMPAPFIGRKALEQAAEQGPSKRLVGLKLQGRSIARHDYPVIHNGSTVGVVTSGSWSPTLEEPIALASLPPALAKLGTELSVEIRGQLQPATVVKRPFYRRS from the coding sequence ATGGACCAGAACCTCACACCGCTCCATGACCTCTGCATCGCAGCCGGAGGACGAATGGTGTCCTTCGCTGGCTGGGAAATGCCCGTTCAGTTTTCAGGGCTCATGGCTGAACACAAGGCCGTACGCAGCGGCAGCGGCATGTTTGATATCTCCCACATGGGAGTTCTGCGGATTGAAGGTGCCAATCCCAAAGATGCTTTACAACAACTTGTGCCGAGTGATCTGCACCGAATCGGCCCTGGCCAAGCCTGCTATTCGGTCTTGCTGAATGAACAAGGCGGAATCATTGATGACTTAATCATTTATGACCTCGGGCCATCGTTGCTGGACGCGAGCCACGAAACCTTGCTGGTTGTGATCAATGCAGCTTGCGCAGAGACCGACACAGCCTGGATTCGCCAACATCTCGAGGGAACTGATCTGCAGGTCCTCGACGAAAAGAAGGACGGTGTGTTGCTCGCTCTCCAAGGGCCAAAGGCAATCGGCCTTCTGGAGCGATTAAGCGGCAGCGATCTCAGCGAGCTGCCGCGCTTCGGCCACTGCAGTCTCAACATTCAGGGGCTCAAAGCTCCAGTCTTCACAGCGCGCACGGGCTACACCGGAGAAGATGGAGTGGAGTTACTGCTCAAGCCAGACGACGGACGCAAGCTTTGGCAGCAATTGATCGAGGAGGGTGTGACACCCTGCGGCCTCGGCGCTCGCGACACCCTGCGTCTGGAGGCAGCCATGCATCTCTATGGCCAAGATATGGACGCTGCCACCACCCCCTTTGAGGCGGGCTTGGGGTGGCTGGTGCATCTGGAAATGCCCGCCCCTTTCATCGGACGGAAAGCCCTTGAGCAAGCGGCTGAACAGGGACCTTCCAAGCGTCTCGTGGGATTGAAGCTGCAAGGCCGTTCCATTGCCCGCCACGATTACCCCGTCATCCACAACGGCTCGACCGTGGGCGTCGTGACAAGCGGCAGCTGGTCCCCCACTCTCGAAGAGCCCATTGCCCTCGCCTCCCTTCCGCCAGCCCTTGCCAAGCTCGGCACAGAGCTCAGTGTGGAAATCCGTGGACAGCTCCAACCGGCCACCGTGGTGAAGCGTCCCTTCTATCGCCGTTCATAG